A genomic region of Littorina saxatilis isolate snail1 unplaced genomic scaffold, US_GU_Lsax_2.0 scaffold_557, whole genome shotgun sequence contains the following coding sequences:
- the LOC138955626 gene encoding uncharacterized protein isoform X1, giving the protein MGRQPDFQISGRKMKKEPDILNALTLSVLFLLFGLRSEAFTVERLGGLYQDTKYGPTVSRRLVCTMCIGSDVYRDYNLSWFVTKSASGRTTDTLLAANDTLKVSSDLYGVDLQTEGNITTYKLTLKTVQANMDGWYRCAAVAKTGEGRYGQNLRLTVLEDVKTLELFPPMGPPVTSDKEQPVNVSEGKYDVSCRSSGFNSYSAYVILRFDNDTLIKKAGIKSSTRNQTLSREVGAFRKSKDLDSGSGPGDDPRCSGTCCQSRPLFLKLEGETGLRLLMPLPPAPVPVVGGEGRESPGQPTSTQPQVFEASEMTDTSNAMSDESRHYNVSCVLCYVVLLHSIEFLR; this is encoded by the exons ATGGGAAGGCAACCCGATTTCCAGATTTCCGGAAGAAAGATGAAGAAAGAACCAGACATTTTGAATGCATTGACGCTGAGTGTACTCTTTCTGT TGTTCGGTCTGCGATCAGAGGCGTTCACGGTTGAAAGGCTTGGCGGATTATATCAAGATACGAAATATGGGCCTACGGTGAGTCGACGGTTAGTCTGTACCATGTGTATCGGCTCAGATGTGTATCGAGACTACAATCTCAGCTGGTTTGTCACGAAATCAGCCAGCGGCCGAACAACTGATACCCTCCTAGCCGCCAACGACACGTTGAAAGTATCGTCAGACCTCTACGGCGTAGATCTGCAGACTGAAGGGAATATCACCACATACAAGCTCACCTTGAAGACTG tGCAAGCAAACATGGACGGCTGGTACAGATGTGCAGCTGTTGCTAAAACAGGAGAAGGGAGATATGGACAGAATTTACGGTTGACTGTTTTGG AGGATGTGAAAACCTTGGAGCTCTTTCCTCCTATGGGACCACCTGTGACGTCAGATAAGGAGCAACCGGTGAATGTGTCCGAGGGAAAATACGACGTCTCGTGCCGAAGCAGTGGATTTAACTCTTACAGTGCCTATGTCATTCTCCGTTTTGACAACGACACCCTAATCAAGAAAGCAGGCATCAAAAGCAGTACACGGAACCAAACATTGTCCCGAGAAGTTGGGGCCTTTAG GAAGTCCAAAGACCTCGACTCTGGCAGTGGGCCTGGGGATGACCCTCGCTGTTCTGGCACTTGCTGCCAAAGCAGGCCTTTGTTTCTGAAACTTGAGGGGGAAACCGGACTCCGCCTGTTGATGCCTCTTCCCCCAGCCCCCGTACCTGTTGTGGGGGGTGAGGGGCGGGAGTCCCCCGGACAGCCCACGTCCACCCAGCCCCAGGTGTTCGAGGCTTCAGAAATGACCGATACGTCCAACGCAATGTCCGACGAGTCCCGACATTACAATGTTTCGTGTGTTCTTTGTTATGTTGTGTTGCTTCATTCTATTGAATTTTTAAGGTAA
- the LOC138955626 gene encoding uncharacterized protein isoform X3, which produces MDGWYRCAAVAKTGEGRYGQNLRLTVLEDVKTLELFPPMGPPVTSDKEQPVNVSEGKYDVSCRSSGFNSYSAYVILRFDNDTLIKKAGIKSSTRNQTLSREVGAFRKSKDLDSGSGPGDDPRCSGTCCQSRPLFLKLEGETGLRLLMPLPPAPVPVVGGEGRESPGQPTSTQPQVFEASEMTDTSNAMSDESRHYNVSCVLCYVVLLHSIEFLR; this is translated from the exons ATGGACGGCTGGTACAGATGTGCAGCTGTTGCTAAAACAGGAGAAGGGAGATATGGACAGAATTTACGGTTGACTGTTTTGG AGGATGTGAAAACCTTGGAGCTCTTTCCTCCTATGGGACCACCTGTGACGTCAGATAAGGAGCAACCGGTGAATGTGTCCGAGGGAAAATACGACGTCTCGTGCCGAAGCAGTGGATTTAACTCTTACAGTGCCTATGTCATTCTCCGTTTTGACAACGACACCCTAATCAAGAAAGCAGGCATCAAAAGCAGTACACGGAACCAAACATTGTCCCGAGAAGTTGGGGCCTTTAG GAAGTCCAAAGACCTCGACTCTGGCAGTGGGCCTGGGGATGACCCTCGCTGTTCTGGCACTTGCTGCCAAAGCAGGCCTTTGTTTCTGAAACTTGAGGGGGAAACCGGACTCCGCCTGTTGATGCCTCTTCCCCCAGCCCCCGTACCTGTTGTGGGGGGTGAGGGGCGGGAGTCCCCCGGACAGCCCACGTCCACCCAGCCCCAGGTGTTCGAGGCTTCAGAAATGACCGATACGTCCAACGCAATGTCCGACGAGTCCCGACATTACAATGTTTCGTGTGTTCTTTGTTATGTTGTGTTGCTTCATTCTATTGAATTTTTAAGGTAA
- the LOC138955626 gene encoding uncharacterized protein isoform X2, which yields MGRQPDFQISGRKMKKEPDILNALTLSVLFLLFGLRSEAFTVERLGGLYQDTKYGPTVSRRLVCTMCIGSDVYRDYNLSWFVTKSASGRTTDTLLAANDTLKVSSDLYGVDLQTEGNITTYKLTLKTVQANMDGWYRCAAVAKTGEGRYGQNLRLTVLEDVKTLELFPPMGPPVTSDKEQPVNVSEGKYDVSCRSSGFNSYSAYVILRFDNDTLIKKAGIKSSTRNQTLSREVGAFRSYMDATATNLELTAAESGRRIICEATANFTGAITKRASFPLTIPKTLTLVYAKSGSPKTSTLAVGLGMTLAVLALAAKAGLCF from the exons ATGGGAAGGCAACCCGATTTCCAGATTTCCGGAAGAAAGATGAAGAAAGAACCAGACATTTTGAATGCATTGACGCTGAGTGTACTCTTTCTGT TGTTCGGTCTGCGATCAGAGGCGTTCACGGTTGAAAGGCTTGGCGGATTATATCAAGATACGAAATATGGGCCTACGGTGAGTCGACGGTTAGTCTGTACCATGTGTATCGGCTCAGATGTGTATCGAGACTACAATCTCAGCTGGTTTGTCACGAAATCAGCCAGCGGCCGAACAACTGATACCCTCCTAGCCGCCAACGACACGTTGAAAGTATCGTCAGACCTCTACGGCGTAGATCTGCAGACTGAAGGGAATATCACCACATACAAGCTCACCTTGAAGACTG tGCAAGCAAACATGGACGGCTGGTACAGATGTGCAGCTGTTGCTAAAACAGGAGAAGGGAGATATGGACAGAATTTACGGTTGACTGTTTTGG AGGATGTGAAAACCTTGGAGCTCTTTCCTCCTATGGGACCACCTGTGACGTCAGATAAGGAGCAACCGGTGAATGTGTCCGAGGGAAAATACGACGTCTCGTGCCGAAGCAGTGGATTTAACTCTTACAGTGCCTATGTCATTCTCCGTTTTGACAACGACACCCTAATCAAGAAAGCAGGCATCAAAAGCAGTACACGGAACCAAACATTGTCCCGAGAAGTTGGGGCCTTTAG GTCTTATATGGATGCTACCGCCACAAACTTGGAGCTAACAGCTGCGGAGTCTGGGCGTAGAATTATCTGTGAGGCGACTGCCAACTTCACTGGTGCTATCACCAAAAGAGCAAGCTTCCCTTTAACCATTCCCAAGACCTTGACCTTAGTATACGCGAAATCAG GAAGTCCAAAGACCTCGACTCTGGCAGTGGGCCTGGGGATGACCCTCGCTGTTCTGGCACTTGCTGCCAAAGCAGGCCTTTGTTTCTGA